Proteins from a single region of Mytilus trossulus isolate FHL-02 chromosome 2, PNRI_Mtr1.1.1.hap1, whole genome shotgun sequence:
- the LOC134707424 gene encoding uncharacterized protein LOC134707424, with protein MEIAGIPMLTFVGFILTIVALVIDLIGFAAPYWWYVSVGNAKTYAGLWKYCGGYSGASTSCVDYVDLENIESWRKAVQAMETIGFLCLIAALVVVILKLFVLKDKPILKWVAVGCLAAAAAFILIGVCIFGGEASTLETDNLHFAFAFVIIAAIVAIVASIMFCLDK; from the exons ATGGAGATAGCTGGAATACCCATGCTTACTTTTGTAGGCTTCATTTTAACAATTGTTGCGTTAGTGATCGATTTAATTGGTTTTGCTGCTCCTTATTGGTGGTATGTTTCAGTAGGAAATGCAAAAACGTATGCCGGTCTCTGGAAATATTGTGGTGGTTATTCGGGAGCATCAACATCTTGTGTTGACTATGTAGACTTAGAAAACATAGAAT caTGGCGAAAAGCTGTTCAAGCCATGGAGACCATTGGTTTCTTATGTCTAATTGCTGCACTTGTTGTCGTCATATTGAAACTATTCGTCTTAAAAGATAAACCAATTCTAAAATGGGTAGCTGTTGGATGCTTAGCTGCAGCAg CGGCATTCATTCTGATTGGAGTTTGCATATTTGGAGGAGAAGCATCAACACTTGAAACTGATAATCTACATTTTGCCTTTGCCTTTGTGATAATTGCTGCTATAGTTGCCATCGTAGCGTCCATTATGTTTTGTTTGGACAAGTAA